GCTAAAACAGGGTTACAACGCACACGCTTCATATTGGAATGATTTTTTGTGCAATAAGTATGCCGGTTTATAACGGTGGGAGAAGTATTTGGAACAAAAAATGCTTATATAACCACATTTGGTGATCATAAAACATGATTGGAGTCCCTATGAAAAAAACCTTAATTACCACAGTGTACATCATTGTATTTTGGTTTTTGTTGCCGTTTTTTATACTTTTTTCTTCCAATAAGCTTGATAAAAGGGGGTTAAGTATAAGAAGGTCTAATACTAAAGCAATTACAGGAGGATTGATATTTCTACTTTCAGCTTCTATGCTTTGGCTTTCAATAACTGAGTTTTCTAAGGGAGCAAAAAAATTACCGATTTCAGCCCTTCCGCCTTACGATAAATTGGTTACACGGGGTGTTTATAATGTATGGAGACATCCTATCTATTTATTCTATACATTATGTTTTGTTGGAATCGGGGTGTTAGTAGGATCAGGCGGCTTATTATTTGTTGTACTTCCGGTTTTTATGTTTTTTGAGCTTATACATGCGTTTGTGGAAGAAAGATTTTTAACAAAAAAACATGGGGATGCCTATGATGAGTATCGAAAAAGGAGTTCATTGATAATTCCTAAAAAAAATAGTGTAAAATCTTTGCTACAAAATTTCGTCTCGTAACAAAGATCAAAAATCAGTGTTCATTTTGTGTACTTTTTACTTTCCTGCCAATAATTTTCCATCTCCTGGAGTGATGCTGTATTGATATCTTTATTAAGCTCTTTGAATTTGTCTTCTATATAGCGAAATCTATTTGCAAATTTATAAGTTGTTGCCCTAAGCGCATCTTCTGCGCAAATTTTATAATGCCGGGCTACATTCACAAGGGCAAATAAAATATCTCCAAGTTCCTCTGACGCATGGTCTCTGTCACATTCGAGTATTGCTTCCCTAAACTCAGAAAATTCTTCTTCCACCTTATCTAAGACAGGTTTAACCTCTTTCCAATCAAAACCAGCTTTAGCAACCCGACGCTGCATTTTTTCGGCTCTAAACAGGGCTGGTAATGCAGCAGCAATATCATCAACGTAGTATTTACGATGCTCTTTTCCTGCTTCATTTTTCTTTATCTGCTCCCAATTGCGTATCACTTCTTCAGAAGAAGATACCTCCTGGGTGCCAAACACATGGGGATGTCTTCTAACAAGCTTGTCACTAATGTCTTTTGCCACGTCTTCAAAGGTGAATTTGTTTTCTTCTTTAGCCATTTGGGAATGAAAGACAACCTGAAGCAAAATATCCCCTAATTCCTCTTTGATTTTTTTGGAATCATCCTCCTCAACAGCTTCAAACAATTCATAGACTTCATCAAGAAGTCCGGATTGAATACTTTTGTGTGTCTGTTCTTTATCCCAGGGACACCCTTCTGGTGCGCGTAATTGCTCTACTATATCGATTAATCTTTGAATTTGAGAACTCATGATCTGCTCCAAGTAACGTTTAAGTACTAATTAATCCAGCCATTCGCCTTTGCCTTCTCTTACAACCACAGGATCTTCTCCCGTCAGATCGACAATAGTGGAGTTTCTGGGGTCATTAAGAGGGCCTGTATCAAGCATCACATCAACCTCATGGGAGATGATTTTTTGTATTTCATCCGGAATTGCTCTTAAGGATCCAGGCACATTGATTGATGTATTGGCAAGGGGTTCGCCTAACGTATTTACAAGATCCATTGTGGTTTTACAATCAGGTATTCTGATACCAACAGTATTTCGTTTGGGAATAATTTTTTTGGGTACTAAATTGGTTGCATTTAGAATAAAAGTATAGGGCCCGGGCAGGTATCGTTTCAACAATCGATAATGAGCATTACTGAGGCGTACATAATCACTTATTTGAGAAAAATCACCGCAAATGAATGAAAAAAGACGTTTTTTGTCTTTTTGAATCAATTGAACTAATTTATTTATAGCTTTAGGGTTGGTTATCGCTGCTCCCATCCCATAAACCGTATCGGTGGGGTAGACGGCAACACCGTTTTGATCTCTGAGGATTTTTACCGCTGATTCAATGAATCTTCTTTGGGGATTTTTAGAATGTACATTGTAAATAACCATCGGAACCCTTATCCTTTTGATGTTACTTAAATTATATTAACTATGTTTCATTTTAAAATAGAATGAGCCAGAGAATAATTGAAAAGATCAGTGTTAAATATAAATAATGTCCCGTTTTGCTGGATTTTTTTTAATGTAATAGTGATAAGGGTTCATTTGATATTAGGGTTGATTTTTTTTAAAAATATTATAGTATTTAATGTCAGATAAAATAAGAATAAGGAGAGCTTGATGCAGAACAGAGAATCAATTCCGCTTGAAGTAGAACTGAGCAGCGAAAATGACAGACCAATACTTAAACTGGTTGGAAGCATTATAGATGTTGATGTAAAGAAATTTCAGAGGAAATTAGACCAACTCTATAAGAAAAAATACAAAGAAATAGTTTTAGATGTAAGTCGCTCTAACTATATCGACAGTCATGGTCTGGGTACGATTGTATATTATCATACCCTTATGCAGAAAGAGAAGCGTGAACTTACTATTTTGAACACAAATACAGATGAAGCCTCTTACATAAATAAACTTTTTGACTTAACAAATCTTAACAGGGTCCTGAAAATAGTAACTCAATTGTAAGAGGCTTCTTAAGCATTGTTATGAGAGTGATTGGGCTATTTGAGACATAGCTTTTTCTACATTTTCTTTTGAATTAAAAGCACTTAGTCTGATATAGCCTTCACCGCATTTACCAAAACCAGCTCCTGGAGTAGAGACCACGCCGGCTTTATTGAGGAGTGTGTCAAAAAATTCCCATGAATCTTTTTTACAATTAATCCAGATGTAGGGGGCATTTTGACCACCGGTGCAAGTGTATCCAAGTTTGCTCATCTGATCTCTTATAATAGTAGCATTATCCATGTATGAACCGATAAGTTCTTTAATCTGCTGACGGCCCTGATCACTGTAAACCGCCTCTGCTGCGCGTTGGACCGGATAGGATACACCATTAAATTTGGTGGACTGGCGACGATTCCAGAGTGCATGAAGAGAGTGAGAGTTACCCTCTGAATCATTAATCATACAGGATTTGGGAACAACTGTGAAGGCACAGCGTGTTCCAGTGAAACCCGCATTTTTGGAGAAACTTCTAAACTCTACAGCCACCTCTTTTGCCCCTTCTATTTCAAAAATACTGTGAGGGATATCCGGATCAGATATGAATGACTCATAGGCTGCATCATACAAAATGAGTGCTTTTTCCTGGCGAGCATAATCAACCCATTTTTTCAGTTCTTCTTTGGTTGCTACTGTACCGGTGGGGTTGTTTGGAAAGCAAAGATAGATCAAATCGACATGTTTTTGTGGTAGAGCCGGAATGAAATTGTTACTTTCAACACAATCAAGATACACAAGACCTTCGTATCGGCCTTCTTTATTTACTCCTGTTCTGCCAGCCATTACATTAGTATCGACATAGACAGGATAAACCGGGTCAGGAACAGCTACAGTGATATCTTCAGAGAGTATTTCCTGGAAATTTCCGGTATCACACTTTGCACCATCGCTAACAAAGATTTCATCTGGTTCAATATCAGCATTACGATCCTGGAAGTCATATTTGGCTATTTTTTCTCTTAAAAAACCGTAGCCTTTCTCAGGTCCATAGCCTTTAAAAGAAGAATCAACCCCCATTTCGTCCACCGCTTTGTGAAATGCTTCTGTGCATGCTTTAGGCAGAGCACGTGTAACATCACCGATTCCCATACGAATCATTGGTTTGTCTGGGTTTGCTTGTTGGAAACCCGATACTCTTTTTGAAATTTCAGAAAAGAGATATGATGATTTAAGCTTCAGGAAATTCTCATTGACTTTGATCATGATTCACTCCAGAATAAGAGATTTTTCAGATATTAAACACAGTCATGATACTAAATGCAGGATTCAATGTCAAGGAAAAAGAAGATTAAATGGGTTGGCTTTCTGCTTTAATTAGGATGCATGTTTTTTTGGGTTAACCATCTCCGAATACTTTTTGAATCGATTTTGCCAGTTGAGAAGACAGAAAAGGTTTTTGAAGTATGTCCTTGATACCATCGCAGAGTAACTCTTCTCGCTCATTTTCCAGCCAGTTCCCACTGGAAATAATCACTTTAACAGATTGATTAATGTTTCTCAACCTTCTGTAACACTCTTTGCCACTAAGTCCCGGCATCATCAGGTCAAGGATTATCAAATCGATCTCGTTTGAGTGTAATTTGTAATAATCAATAGCTTCATATCCATCACAGAAAACACATACAGAATAACCCATCCATGAAAGCATCTCCTTTAATGCGTTGCATATGCTGCTTTCATCATCTATGATCATGATTTTTTGTTTACAACAATGATTAGAAATTTTCTCATCAGAATGATTCAAACTCGAAGGTAGTTCTGAAACAGCAGGAAGTAAGATCGTAAAAGAAGCACCACAACCTGGTTCACTTTCCACTTCAATGTACCCATTATGGCTTTTGACAGTCCCATAAACACTGGAAAGACCAAGACCAGTACCTTTTCCGGATGGTTTTGTAGTAAAGAATGGTTCGAAAATCTTTGATTGAGTAACCGTATCTATTCCAGCTCCGTTATCTTTAAGAGTAAGTTTTAAATATCTGCCGGGTGTAACAGCATAAACTTTGCTTTTCGATGAATCTTCATTCATCTGACACACCTCGGTTTTGATTTCAAAATTGCCCCCTTCCGGCATTGCATCAAATGCATTCACAGCAACATTAACTATTGCACTTTGAATCTGAGCGGGATCACCCTTGATTACTGCTTCGGTGGTATCATAATGGCACCTTATATTTACTTGTTTATTAGTAGTATGTCTAAGTAAGTCTACTGTTTCTTCTATCATTTCGTGCATATCAATTGCACAGAACTGTAGTTTTCCTCTTCGGGCAAAAGTTAAAAGTTTTCTGGTAAGATCGGCAGCACGGGTTGATGCTGTTAAAATCATATCTGCATATTTTGAGAGTTTCTCATCGTTGTGGTATTGATGTTTTAATATATCAGCATAGCCGCTTATTGCTCCAAGAATGTTGTTAAAATCATGTGAAATACCGCCTGCAAGCTGACCTATAGCTTCCATTTTCTGTGCAGCACGAAATTGTTGTTCTATTTTGTTTTTTTCATTTTCCATTTCTTTGCGATTTGAAATGTCCCGTACTATGCCAATAAAACGGGTTTCTTCATTGTTGATTTGTTCAATAAGTGATATACTGATTTCTGCTGGAAATGAGATTCCATTTGCTTTGCATAGGCTGCATTCATGAGCTCGAATACGTTTTTCGTTGCAAGCTTTAACATCATTAACTAAAATGTTGAGTTGCAATGGTTCCATGAACTTAAAATGTTCATTGGGACCCGAAGATAACTCAAAGCCAAGTAACGATGATGCTGTACTGTTATAGAAAACTATTTTACCGCTTTCATCAAAAAGAATGATGGCATCAGGGGATGTCTCAATAAGTGTACGGTATAATGATTCCTTTTCTTTAAGCGTGCTTTGTGCTTTTTTACGTTGGTTAATTTCATGAAGGAGTGATTTGTTTTGATTAAATGACTGAACAATCAAAGTGGCTATACTAGAAAAAGGATTTTGTGTCTTTAGCAATGGACGAATTGGATCTGTAGAATTTGTGTTTAGAGATTCAGATATAAGGCGAAACGGTGTAGTGAATGAAATATGTAAGAAGATGATAACGAAAGAAAAACTTGAGATTAAAACAATAAGTAATAAAAGGAGGAATGTACTTTGAAGAGATAAGGTTTTGATCAAAATTAACACACTACATACTGCTGATAAGACTAAAGCAGAAAAAATGAGTTGTTTATAGTATCTTCTGGTAATCATTTAATAAACTCGTTTAAACTGGGGTTTTGTATAGTAATATACTGATATTACAATAATTAAGCAAAAACGACAAGCGTTAAATAATTACAGTTATTTAACGCCTTTCAATTACAAATCAATGCTACGTTTGTAGTGGTGCTCAAAGGATAGTGCTTGAGTAGTTGGTATTGATAATAGGAATAGTTTAGATAACTCAGCATTGCAAGTCATTTTTTATTTTGTGTCGTCCAAAAGGAGGTTTTAGCTCTATAATATAATTAAATCTCTTCTAATGATTCGTTTCGTATCCATCCACTAAGCCCCTCTGACAAACTTACGAGGGACCAATGTTCTCTTTCTCTGCGTAGCTCAACTTTTGTTCCTTCATGGGCAGTAAAAAGTACAGTTGAACCTTCTGGCTGGTTTTTGGCATCTACGTTTTCATCCAGAATAATAGCATATCGTGTAGTTTCAAGGTAATGAATTCTATGAACGGTAGATACTGAAAACAGTAAAAAGGGAATAAGCAGGATACAAACAGAAGTGATTAACAGGACTTTTTTCTCTTCTGAAGTAAAAAGGATTAGTGAAATTAAAATGGAAAGGGTGAGAAGTAAGATAAATACTATCGTAATTTGTGTATTGAGAGGAAACAGAGTGCTTAGATTGTTCATAACTGTTACTATGAAATGTTCTTCTCTAGTAGTGGTTCGGTCCACAAGAACTGTTTTAATAAAATTAAGATTAGTGTGGATATCATCATCAGTAGGATTTAAAAGAGCGGCTCTTTCATATTTCACTCTGGCCATTCCAGGTCTATTAAGTCTGTAATACACATTACCTAAGTTGTATAACACTGCACTGTTTTTCAAGCCAGAATCTAAAATTTTATTATAATATACTATAGCACTATCATATTTCTCTTGATCATAGAGGTCATTTGCAGTATTAAACCACTGTTCAACAGAAGTATGCTCCTGAGCAAATATGGATATAAATGGGATTAGCAGGAGAAATAAAGGCATAAATTTTACCGTTGATTTTTCGTTTTTAGAATTTTTCTCAAGTGTATTAAGAAAGATTGTAATTTTGCCCAGTAATTCATTGCGTGTTTTTTCATCCAAAGTTTTACCTCCAAAACGGAATTCATCGATTTTTTCCATCAGGATAGTAAGTTCGTTAATAGTATTTTCCTGAATTTCTCTTCTGAGCAGCTCTTTTTTTAATTCTTCAAGAGTTCGACCAGTAGCTTTAAAACCAAACTTATTAGAGATATATTTTTCTATTATGGAGGTAATCACTGTTAGAAAATCAGAAACCTGAGACTTTTGTGCTTCTTTTTTCAGTTTTTCAATGGAATTTAGAGCAGTTTTGAGAGCTCTTTGACGAACGATGTGTACATGATTCTCTTTTCTGTACTTAATGTGTTTTTTACAAATCAAGGAGCCTGCAATTAAAAGAAAAGGTATGGGAAACAGGATGTACCAAATAGGCTGACGGTATGGTTGTGGATGTTTATTGCGTAAATTAATCTCTCGTTTGATGTATCGTATATCAGATCCAAGCTGCCTAATTTCACCTTGGGTGAGATGGCGCGCTTGTGGCTCACTGGTAATATTACCAGGGGTAACGTCTACTGTAGCGGAACTTGTTTTTATAGTATTGTAAGCTTCGGCATTAGGATCAAAAAAGGTGTATTGGATAGGATTTATATTCAGTGTACCTTCTGAGCGAGGGATAATCAGGTATTGATAAGTTTTGCGTGTTGAGACACCATTGCCTGAAGTATCAACATGTACTTTTCTTTGAGGTGTAAAGACTTCCGCATTTTCTATTTGGGGTGACATGGGATCTGATAATCCCGAGGGTCGAGTGTTACCTGTTATGAATACATTCAGTGTAAGGGCTTCTCCGGCAGCAATTGTATTCTGGTCAACAGAAGAGCTGATTGAGAAACTACCCACTGAACCAGTGAAACCTTGTGGCGCGGGACGCGGTAGTGCTTTAACTTTTATTTTAACAGAGTTTGAGTAGGTACTTTGTCGGACAGCTTGAGTTCCCCCGAAG
The nucleotide sequence above comes from Chitinispirillales bacterium ANBcel5. Encoded proteins:
- a CDS encoding isoprenylcysteine carboxylmethyltransferase family protein, with translation MKKTLITTVYIIVFWFLLPFFILFSSNKLDKRGLSIRRSNTKAITGGLIFLLSASMLWLSITEFSKGAKKLPISALPPYDKLVTRGVYNVWRHPIYLFYTLCFVGIGVLVGSGGLLFVVLPVFMFFELIHAFVEERFLTKKHGDAYDEYRKRSSLIIPKKNSVKSLLQNFVS
- the mazG gene encoding nucleoside triphosphate pyrophosphohydrolase produces the protein MSSQIQRLIDIVEQLRAPEGCPWDKEQTHKSIQSGLLDEVYELFEAVEEDDSKKIKEELGDILLQVVFHSQMAKEENKFTFEDVAKDISDKLVRRHPHVFGTQEVSSSEEVIRNWEQIKKNEAGKEHRKYYVDDIAAALPALFRAEKMQRRVAKAGFDWKEVKPVLDKVEEEFSEFREAILECDRDHASEELGDILFALVNVARHYKICAEDALRATTYKFANRFRYIEDKFKELNKDINTASLQEMENYWQESKKYTK
- a CDS encoding L-threonylcarbamoyladenylate synthase, with the translated sequence MVIYNVHSKNPQRRFIESAVKILRDQNGVAVYPTDTVYGMGAAITNPKAINKLVQLIQKDKKRLFSFICGDFSQISDYVRLSNAHYRLLKRYLPGPYTFILNATNLVPKKIIPKRNTVGIRIPDCKTTMDLVNTLGEPLANTSINVPGSLRAIPDEIQKIISHEVDVMLDTGPLNDPRNSTIVDLTGEDPVVVREGKGEWLD
- a CDS encoding STAS domain-containing protein, yielding MQNRESIPLEVELSSENDRPILKLVGSIIDVDVKKFQRKLDQLYKKKYKEIVLDVSRSNYIDSHGLGTIVYYHTLMQKEKRELTILNTNTDEASYINKLFDLTNLNRVLKIVTQL
- a CDS encoding LL-diaminopimelate aminotransferase, whose product is MIKVNENFLKLKSSYLFSEISKRVSGFQQANPDKPMIRMGIGDVTRALPKACTEAFHKAVDEMGVDSSFKGYGPEKGYGFLREKIAKYDFQDRNADIEPDEIFVSDGAKCDTGNFQEILSEDITVAVPDPVYPVYVDTNVMAGRTGVNKEGRYEGLVYLDCVESNNFIPALPQKHVDLIYLCFPNNPTGTVATKEELKKWVDYARQEKALILYDAAYESFISDPDIPHSIFEIEGAKEVAVEFRSFSKNAGFTGTRCAFTVVPKSCMINDSEGNSHSLHALWNRRQSTKFNGVSYPVQRAAEAVYSDQGRQQIKELIGSYMDNATIIRDQMSKLGYTCTGGQNAPYIWINCKKDSWEFFDTLLNKAGVVSTPGAGFGKCGEGYIRLSAFNSKENVEKAMSQIAQSLS
- a CDS encoding response regulator, with the protein product MITRRYYKQLIFSALVLSAVCSVLILIKTLSLQSTFLLLLLIVLISSFSFVIIFLHISFTTPFRLISESLNTNSTDPIRPLLKTQNPFSSIATLIVQSFNQNKSLLHEINQRKKAQSTLKEKESLYRTLIETSPDAIILFDESGKIVFYNSTASSLLGFELSSGPNEHFKFMEPLQLNILVNDVKACNEKRIRAHECSLCKANGISFPAEISISLIEQINNEETRFIGIVRDISNRKEMENEKNKIEQQFRAAQKMEAIGQLAGGISHDFNNILGAISGYADILKHQYHNDEKLSKYADMILTASTRAADLTRKLLTFARRGKLQFCAIDMHEMIEETVDLLRHTTNKQVNIRCHYDTTEAVIKGDPAQIQSAIVNVAVNAFDAMPEGGNFEIKTEVCQMNEDSSKSKVYAVTPGRYLKLTLKDNGAGIDTVTQSKIFEPFFTTKPSGKGTGLGLSSVYGTVKSHNGYIEVESEPGCGASFTILLPAVSELPSSLNHSDEKISNHCCKQKIMIIDDESSICNALKEMLSWMGYSVCVFCDGYEAIDYYKLHSNEIDLIILDLMMPGLSGKECYRRLRNINQSVKVIISSGNWLENEREELLCDGIKDILQKPFLSSQLAKSIQKVFGDG
- a CDS encoding BatD family protein → MKYTVLMIITFSSILFTAFAEYSFTVTTERTNVSIGNQFDIVVTLKTDQNIRSIPVPDFPQVNGLRFLGTSQRRSQNITTEIIGGKRKHIPEYIFSFIYRVRATETGNIKVPPFKINIDDKTLRTDPLSLNISEEEIANPDIYVRLILNKSDLYVGEQAVLTLKVSQRSGSSIQVQRGFQSAVERIERVLADDFSITRHFTSQITSGNERINGELYNTYSLSYSIFPLNAGEYTINPLLFEYEEIRRTQRRRVDPFFNDFFGTDFFGGTQAVRQSTYSNSVKIKVKALPRPAPQGFTGSVGSFSISSSVDQNTIAAGEALTLNVFITGNTRPSGLSDPMSPQIENAEVFTPQRKVHVDTSGNGVSTRKTYQYLIIPRSEGTLNINPIQYTFFDPNAEAYNTIKTSSATVDVTPGNITSEPQARHLTQGEIRQLGSDIRYIKREINLRNKHPQPYRQPIWYILFPIPFLLIAGSLICKKHIKYRKENHVHIVRQRALKTALNSIEKLKKEAQKSQVSDFLTVITSIIEKYISNKFGFKATGRTLEELKKELLRREIQENTINELTILMEKIDEFRFGGKTLDEKTRNELLGKITIFLNTLEKNSKNEKSTVKFMPLFLLLIPFISIFAQEHTSVEQWFNTANDLYDQEKYDSAIVYYNKILDSGLKNSAVLYNLGNVYYRLNRPGMARVKYERAALLNPTDDDIHTNLNFIKTVLVDRTTTREEHFIVTVMNNLSTLFPLNTQITIVFILLLTLSILISLILFTSEEKKVLLITSVCILLIPFLLFSVSTVHRIHYLETTRYAIILDENVDAKNQPEGSTVLFTAHEGTKVELRREREHWSLVSLSEGLSGWIRNESLEEI